From Alligator mississippiensis isolate rAllMis1 chromosome 1, rAllMis1, whole genome shotgun sequence:
gggggagggagaggggcaaatGGGTGTGCAGGGACTGTGGGAGGTGGGTAGATGGTAGAGTGCAGAGGTGTAGggcaggacaggcagcagctgccactacAGACCTAATCCCAAGtagggggctggagcctgagtcACAGCAGTAGCTTTTCCCCCACCTTGTACTTGACTGTTATAAAGGGCTTTTGTCCCCATGTTATATGTGGGGGGGATGAACCTCATCTTAAAATCAAGTAAAAACAGTCCGTGTTTGCTAAAGGTGAGGAAACAATTTGTGAAACAAGTAAGCTTGCAAGAGTACTGGACCTATCCACACACAGGTAGGGGACAGGCACGTGGTAGGTGGGTGGTTAAAGGGAGTCATGAGCTTTTCCTCTTTCTCCAACTGTTGTTTGAGAGAGATCAATCTGAATAGTTAATACAAAATACATTTGCATTCCCTTTGAGTAGGGACCAGGACTCCAGGCTACAGTCAGACTCCCCCTTGGTTGTTCTTCTCTTGCCACATGAATCTTGCGTTCCTTTCTTCACAGTGAAACAAGTTTAAGCAAAAGCAAGATCTGACCTTGCTTCTAGCCTGGTGTTCAAGGCACTTTAAAAGAGCTTTTGGTTTGATTTCCCCTTAGGCTGAGGAGGCTGTTGAATTTGCATCTCCTAAGTTATATTAATTGGAGGTCCTAACCCTAATTGAGACCAGAGATAAGATGGGACCTAGGGAAATTGGACATACAGAATAGCAGACAGCAAACCAGCTAGGCATAAGACATTCAGCTGGGTCAGACTGTGATCAGAGCTGATAGACATACCATTCAATGAACAGTTCTGTGTGCCTCAAATCAGGAAGCCGATAGCAGTTTAGAGTTCCGGGGGAAAAAAACACTGGGGGGTGGTATTGGTAGTACTACAGGAGGAAAAGCATTAAAGGGATTGTTTGGCTAAATAGGAGGTGGTTGCTATTCTACAAACACTTTAGATCAGTAATTTTCAACCTTGTTATACTCAAGGCACCCTGGGAAGATGCCAGCCCCTACTTTTCACCTGTtccttgactacagaaaaatagagtacagcaaaagctttgttatccggcacccatggggaatggggggtgccggataacaaaaatGCTGCTTAATTGAGCAGCCCAAACCAGGCCTCTTTGCTTGTTCAGGCCACTGCATTGCCGCTCCTACCACTGCATTACTGATCCTCCCGTGGGTCGGGAGGCAGGCCCTGTGGAGCCTGCTATAccccgggctgtggggggctcggcagcacaggctgctttgccccgggccctgtgggttcggagaaaccagaagtgccatgatgggcacttccagttttactTTTCTGGTTTTCGGTTAATGGAACATGCCAGCTAGTAAGGTACCAGTTAAGgaagcttttactgtaattggAACTCAAAGACCGCTGTAGATGGGAATGatttttgacactggatttgtTTTAAGTctctgtttatcttgtgaattattaTAGGTGTCTGTGTACCCAACAGCGCTAATATTCCTTGGCATCCTTAAAAGATCTCATGGtgtcccagggtgccacagcatctgGCTGAGAATCAGCTTTGGATAAAAAAGGATTATTGTTTAGGGTGGGCCAAGGAAATATAGATGAGAACAATGAGATCTTGTGAATATCAGGAAACTCTTGATAGAGAGAGATCTGTTACACCAGGGATGGCCAGCCTGTGGTATAGGTGCTGCAAGTGGCACTGACAGCCTCTGTTTGGCACTTGGCAGATTCAGGAGGGGACAGCACAGTGTCAGAAAGGGCATGGAGCAAAGAACAGAGCAtcgggggcacagggcaggaagcagaaagctgagaAGCTGATCATGGAAAACGGATCAGATTAGCACTCTGGGAGGGTGTAGAGCTGGTTTGTGGCACTTCCACTATTAAACTAAGAGGCTTCTAAGTAACTTTTAGAATTTCTAGCCCCTTTAAAACTGCATTGGAGACCACCTTTGCACTGGCATCAGGACACCTCCTGTCTGGTCAGTTTTTTGCTTGGTTAATAGATACTTAACTCCCAGATACCACCTGCCTGTGCTCCTGCTCTTTCTTGTTAGTATTAAATAGCCTTGCTATAATTTGGATCCTGGCTGCTCTGGTGATGCATAGGTGCTTCTCTTAGGTCCCTTTACTTATATATAGTGAATGCACTAGCTCTCTCTTCCTGATCATTCCAGATTTCATAATTTTTCAACCTTAAATACTGTTTGCATGGGGAGCTTACTGTTCACTGTGAATTGCCTTCATGATACTTAACTCTAACTGAACAGTGGTCCTGTTAATACAGAAACACTTAACTGATTAGGTCTTGATAGTTGTTTTGGCCTAGATGAAGTTGTTCATTTAGAAATAAAATGTAGGTCTTAGTTTTTTGAGTTGACATCCGAATAACAAACAGGTAGACAACTTTTTCCTGTAATCTGTTGGCAAGATCTGTCAGTGTTAAAATATTCATTTGAGATCTTGCATCCGTCTGCCCCAAGGAATTGAGCAGATGACCAGAAGATGGTTCTTTCACTTCTGAGAAAGTATAGTTTAGCTTTTGTCCTGGTTGATGTTGTGACATGCTAAAATAGCAATCCATTTATTTGAAGTAATATTGCACGTTTTTATTGCTGATAGTTTCTTTCATATTACAAGAGGAGCTTTTAACAAGTAAACAATTTTCTGATGTAATGATTTATAGACTTTCCAGGCATGTGGCACAGCCATAATAGCAATGGATTTTAAAATTGTTCTTGGTGAGGAGGATTGTCCTTGGGACACAGTGCTGTGCATACTAAGATGCTTTTGTCGTATTTTGTTGTTTCTGTCCCTTAATTTTGTACATGAAGATTTAGAATGGAAAAAGCAAGGCTGTTTCAATATCTAGAAAAGGAACTAGAAATCTTGTCTTGCATTAAAGGTTTATTAGTCCATCTAGTCTCTGCTTCACTGCAAATGTTCATAGAACTATTTTGTATTTAtatgttttaatattaaaatgcttTTACTCTGCAGTGGAAACACTCCGGAGACTAGAGGAACAGCATATGTAGTCTATGAAGACATCTTTGATGCCAAGAATGCTTGTGATCACCTGTCAGGATTCAATGTGTGCAACAGATACCTTGTTGTCCTGTACTACAATGCAAACAGGGTAAGTATATTGGTTATTTCTAAATGACCTAGAAATATAATTTAATGTCAGTAAATGTTCATTCTAGTATGTGAAGAAATCTTCTGGATTATATGGATGTGAATACTTCAGGAAACAATCCCAAACTTCCAGGAAAATGGATTAGATCAATGGGATTTCATTAGCTTTTGATGTTTGTGTACAGAAGAGTAACATTTTTGAACTGGGAGGGGTAATGTGGGTTGTAAAGAGGATTGCTGTATCATCATTCCCTGTTAACTTGTGTAATAGACTAAGAAAAATCATGTCCTAAGGGACCCATGGGACATAATGCACTCAGAAGTACAGTGCCCTCCATTTGTATGCATCTTCATACTTGCATAACTTTTGCCACTTTCATATATTGAAGCTGGAGTTTGTTACCTGTGTGAATTGCTCCTTTGGCTCCACTCTTGATTGTTTGAAACAGGGTGTTCAACCTCTGTTTTCATTTCTCCCCCCCACCCGATTTGGGCTACACCatgctctcccttccccactctgtgGGCCAGGCCGAGTCCCCCTCCGCCAATGTGGCCGGATGGGGCCCAGTAGCGCTTTGGGcaccagatccagtccacaggtggaccaggcactgcccatccagctcaCAAGTCAAagaggttgggcaccactggtataAGATATTGTTTAATTGCACCACTGATGAAACTGCAGGAACGATCAATTTCATGGTTTCTAAAGCAGTCTTGAAGAGTAAGGCTCTTTTTTGAGGCTATAATAAACTTGGACAATGGGGGCTGTTTACACTACAACAACCTGCGCTAAGCTTTTCACACAAGGCTCCTTAACTTGTTTAAGTGGATTCTTCAGGAGTACACAGCCATTGTCAGCTCCAAGGTTGCATACTTCAGGATCTTTATAGTTTAAGTTTCTGACATCCTAGTGTTCTACTCAGTAACAAGTTTCATGCCTTGATAGGCTGCTTATTTTCTTGTAGGTTCTGTCCACTATTAAGAAATTAAACCATATCGTGTACTTGTGTTTGGTGCAGTGACAGTTAATTGGCAGCTGGGAGTCATGGTAACTTATGTTGACCATAATAGTGTTTTCTCCTATATGTGTAACTGATTTGCCTTACTAGAAACCCATAGGATATAAGCTGTCAAAAGGATTCTTCTCTAATGGattcttgtttgtttttgctaCAGGCCTTCCAGAAGATGGAtacaaagaagaaagaggaaCAGCTCAAACTGCTCAAGGAAAAATATGGAATCAACACAGATCCACCCAAATAAGATGGGGCAGTTCTGGAAAGATGATTATTTCAAATCTGTCACCATCTTCGGACTGAACCTCATAAGGACCCTTAAGTGTATTTTGTATTGCTTTTTATGCTGGGTGCATAAACTATTGAATCTTAAGCTTTATTAATTTACAATTGAAACATCCTAAATAAATGCCGACTATCCTATGATTTGTGGTAAACTTAAGTGTACAGGCTGGCTTCTTGCTAAAATGGACCACTGGCTGTTGCGACAGTAACCGGTGTTTGTCTCCAGCAGGCTTTCCCaagatgtaaccaaatgtatttgGTTTGGTTCTGGAGAAATTTTTCCCCCTCCTAGGGTTTGTGCTAGATTCTAACCACCACTTAAATCCTTTGCATTGGGTAAGTGGCTTCTTCAAGCGGGTGAACTTCACCCTATGGACAAACTGAAGTTGCATGCCACATGTACCACGTGTCTTGTATGGAAGCTGATACTGTGTATTTTGATACTTATCAGACTTGTGCTATTGTATCTAAGCAACCATGGATTTCCTCCCAATGGGAATGTTTTGGAGGAGTCTAATTTTGTATTAGAGGGAGCttatgtgtttgtttttaaggCAATTCCATATTAAAAATCTacccccaggctgctgcttctcatgTAGTTTTTCCCCAAGGTGATTGGCAGTGAAGAAGGTGAATTGTCCCTTGGTACTTGAAAGATTTGTTAAAGCAAAAAATCTTGTTGCTAGCAACTAGCTTTAAAAAAGTCATAGTGAAATGGCAGGTTTTGTTGCAAGAGCAAATGACTTGTAAAGTCCCTCCAGGCAAAGTAAAGAACTGAGCAATATGTTCTGCCTCTGTTACACATTGAGTTCAGGGAGGAGAGCATCCATGAGCCTGGGGGCAAAACGGTCTTCACGTTCTTTAGTTAGTGCAGCGAACAGCTGAGACCGCAGTCTGGTCTGAGGAGGAAATAAGTAACTTAAGACAACAACTTTCAAGCTTCTCTGTTTAAAAGTGTATCAATATACATCTGCCGAGCAAATGGTGGTGGCAGACCAAAGATCTGCCAGCACTGTAAATCACCAGAGTGGAATTTACTTACACTTAGGACTTTCCCCCCCATATCTTTTTCATGAAAAATTGCCAGGCCTGGCACAAGATTTGCCTCCTGCCTTTTGGCTTATGAAAAAAATATCACACTCGCCTGTCCCCAAATTTACCTGAGCATAGTTTTTGCAAGGTTGAAAACTTACTAATAAAGTCCCTTCCTTTTTTCAGAAAATTAGTATAAACCTGAGATCTGTGGATCTCAACTGGACTTCCTTTGTGGCACTGCATCTAGTGGGAGCAGGGTAAAGGAGACCTTAAGTCGATGTGCTTACTCAAAAGTCTCATTTCCATAGAGTGTGGAACCCCTCTATCCTGTTCTTCTGTCCCTTCCTTTGTTTAGGACCATAGTATTTACAGATCTGTCCACAATCTCCAGGTGCAGTGCCAATGAACTAAGCTGCATTTTCTACCCCATAAAAGTCACTCTGGGATTGTGACAAGGTGTTATAAATAACAaagggggtggggaacaagctggtggTTTGCATAAACCATAAATAATTTGGTTGACCTAGTTTCAAGGGCCACCTACCTAGTCATTTTAGAACTACAGGTTTGGAACGGACCTTGAGGATCACCTTGTCCATGCCCTTGGAGCATACACTGGATGTGCTATTCTTAAACTATTCCAGTCAAGTGCCCCTCCagcctcttgaaaacctcccGTGAATGAGATTCGAcaatttccctgggcagcttgttccttTGTCCTAATGTTCTTACAgttaggaagtttttcctgagatttaatctaaatctgcttttctgCAGTTGAAATCTATTGCCTCATACCCTGCCCTCTATGACAAGGGAGAAGCatatttttggtttatttttatgaCAGTCTTT
This genomic window contains:
- the SF3B6 gene encoding splicing factor 3B subunit 6; this translates as MAMQAAKRANIRLPPEVNRILYIRNLPYKITAEEMYDIFGKYGPIRQIRVGNTPETRGTAYVVYEDIFDAKNACDHLSGFNVCNRYLVVLYYNANRAFQKMDTKKKEEQLKLLKEKYGINTDPPK